Proteins encoded by one window of Zymomonas mobilis subsp. mobilis ATCC 10988:
- a CDS encoding plasmid mobilization protein: protein MGCPTWGNKPYSPLAQRNKNVGPRAQKSVPVRMTIEEYDQIKRTAEKVRLPVSTLLRELALGHNPPSRIEQDTFL from the coding sequence ATGGGTTGCCCCACATGGGGCAACAAACCTTACTCGCCTTTGGCTCAACGGAATAAAAATGTCGGACCGAGGGCGCAGAAATCTGTTCCAGTCAGAATGACTATAGAGGAATACGATCAGATTAAGAGGACAGCAGAAAAAGTTCGCTTGCCAGTATCAACCCTTCTTCGAGAATTGGCACTAGGTCACAATCCGCCTAGCCGAATTGAACAAGACACCTTTTTGTAA